In Ursus arctos isolate Adak ecotype North America unplaced genomic scaffold, UrsArc2.0 scaffold_3, whole genome shotgun sequence, one DNA window encodes the following:
- the TMEM60 gene encoding transmembrane protein 60 — translation MRMSLAQRVLLTWLFTLLFLIMLVLKLDEKAPWNWFLIFIPVWIFDTILLVMLIVKMAGRCKSGFDPRHGSHNIKKKAWYLIAMLLKLAFCLALCAKLEQFTTMNLSYVFIPLWALLAGALIELGYNVFFVRD, via the coding sequence ATGAGAATGTCCTTGGCTCAGAGAGTACTACTCACCTGGCTTTTCACATTACTCTTCTTGATCATGTTGGTGTTGAAACTGGATGAGAAGGCACCTTGGAACTGGTTCCTCATATTTATTCCAGTCTGGATATTTGATACTATCCTTCTTGTCATGCTGATTGTGAAAATGGCTGGGCGATGTAAGTCTGGCTTTGACCCTCGACATGGATcacacaacattaaaaaaaaagcctggtaCCTCATTGCAATGTTACTTAAATTAGCCTTCTGCCTTGCACTTTGTGCTAAACTGGAACAGTTTACTACCATGAATCTGTCCTATGTCTTCATTCCTTTATGGGCCTTACTGGCTGGGGCTTTGATAGAACTCGGATATAACGTCTTTTTTGTGAGAGACTGA